From a region of the Rhipicephalus microplus isolate Deutch F79 chromosome X, USDA_Rmic, whole genome shotgun sequence genome:
- the LOC119177068 gene encoding cancer-related nucleoside-triphosphatase homolog encodes MASPRFVVLSGSPGIGKTTIVKNAAKALADQGIAVSGFYTTELREDGNRVGFDVVATDGKRAPLARLRELCPGGKGPFVGKYCVTVQAFEKIALDSLKKTRCDVLVIDEVGKMELFSKPFGNQVAELFSDESNCILATVPVSTGAQCLPLVDQIKSHKRARVLAVNRSNRDHLVNEVLDIIRSAVGK; translated from the coding sequence ATGGCCTCGCCGAGGTTCGTCGTTCTCTCCGGTTCTCCCGGAATCGGCAAAACCACCATAGTAAAGAACGCAGCGAAGGCTCTTGCTGATCAAGGTATCGCTGTCTCTGGCTTCTACACGACCGAACTACGAGAGGATGGAAACAGGGTTGGATTTGACGTTGTTGCGACGGATGGCAAAAGGGCACCGCTAGCTCGCCTTCGCGAATTGTGCCCCGGCGGGAAAGGCCCGTTCGTAGGAAAGTACTGTGTCACTGTGCAAGCCTTCGAAAAGATTGCCCTGGACTCCTTGAAGAAAACACGGTGCGATGTACTTGTCATCGATGAAGTTGGCAAGATGGAACTTTTCTCCAAGCCATTTGGGAACCAGGTCGCTGAACTCTTCTCTGACGAAAGCAACTGTATTCTCGCCACCGTACCCGTGAGTACTGGAGCGCAGTGCCTACCTCTCGTGGACCAGATCAAAAGTCACAAGCGCGCACGAGTTTTGGCTGTGAACCGCTCAAATCGGGACCACCTCGTGAATGAAGTGTTGGACATTATTCGGAGTGCTGTTGGAAAATAA
- the LOC119177067 gene encoding F-box/LRR-repeat protein 8, whose translation MCFFQWFVDMEGDQKIISYESLPENILLKIFMKLSLPDRLRAALTCRQWCNIFTSAAAWTTFHFRFYSRKDTRFLQCIVSYGSYLRHVVIELNQFQNVNRVNAVQALLLLAKCSSSRLSKLSIICTGENPLFYAGKEFVSALETVFGRSYSHLVQVNLSKFPMMIDSHTIDVLSKNNPQLESLNIQNDNLVCLVQPESILRLAQRCRRLRELCLHKCSLSRDVLLCFLEENRVALEHLSLQCRSEEIIASHPQDEKAQLSSELWSYVVGHLPKLRVTLHFDQTCPLVVIPLVMKPEVPCAVLRLETFTIIHEMVLQAAYNYSETLEKLILQAPPSAELESALLELSHRCSRLRALHVFCPLSVHTIDNILREHPHMKASGLYTLRSERGTDGPWATDEKVNA comes from the coding sequence ATGTGTTTCTTCCAGTGGTTTGTCGACATGGAAGGAGatcaaaaaattatttcatatgaAAGTCTGCCTGAAAATATTCTCTTAAAAATTTTTATGAAGCTCTCGCTACCTGATCGCCTTCGAGCAGCCCTGACCTGCCGTCAGTGGTGCAACATTTTCACTTCTGCAGCTGCATGGACAACTTTCCATTTTCGCTTCTATAGCCGCAAGGACACGAGGTTTCTTCAATGCATTGTATCATATGGTTCTTACCTGCGTCATGTTGTCATTGAACTGAACCAATTCCAAAATGTCAATCGTGTGAATGCAGTGCAAGCACTTCTACTGCTTGCCAAGTGCTCTTCTTCAAGGTTATCAAAGCTAAGCATTATTTGCACTGGTGAGAATCCTCTTTTTTACGCAGGAAAAGAATTTGTGTCCGCCTTGGAAACTGTTTTTGGGAGGTCTTACAGTCATTTAGTTCAAGTGAATCTCAGCAAGTTTCCTATGATGATTGACTCGCACACAATTGATGTTCTGTCCAAGAACAACCCCCAGCTGGAAAGTCTGAACATTCAAAATGACAACCTAGTTTGCTTGGTGCAACCAGAAAGCATCCTCAGACTTGCGCAGCGCTGCCGGCGACTTCGTGAGCTGTGTTTACACAAGTGCAGCCTTTCCCGAGATGTGCTTCTGTGCTTCCTTGAAGAAAATCGTGTTGCTCTCGAACACCTGTCCCTGCAGTGCCGTAGTGAGGAGATTATTGCCAGCCACCCACAGGACGAAAAGGCACAACTGAGCTCAGAGCTGTGGTCTTATGTAGTTGGCCACTTACCCAAGCTACGTGTGACCCTGCATTTTGACCAGACTTGTCCTCTTGTGGTTATTCCTCTGGTTATGAAACCAGAGGTGCCTTGTGCAGTACTGAGGCTGGAGACTTTCACAATAATACATGAAATGGTGTTACAGGCTGCATACAACTACTCAGAGACACTTGAAAAACTTATCTTACAAGCACCACCTAGTGCTGAACTGGAAAGTGCCTTACTGGAACTTTCGCATAGGTGTTCTAGGCTAAGGGCGCTGCATGTCTTTTGCCCATTGAGCGTACACACAATAGATAACATTTTGCGGGAGCACCCACACATGAAAGCTAGTGGACTTTACACCTTGAGATCAGAAAGAGGCACTGATGGGCCATGGGCAACAGATGAAAAAGTGAATGCGTAA